In the Peptoclostridium acidaminophilum DSM 3953 genome, one interval contains:
- a CDS encoding DUF1385 domain-containing protein, protein MKKCNVGGQAVIEGVMMKNEDRLAVAVRKADGDIELQEKVLSSWIKSKGIDKLPFVRGAFVLIESMVEGVRALNFSADFFEDGEEEEKGAIDRFFDKAFGDKASEVAIYISVAISILLTVLLFILLPTFIGGFIKGLTDNVVVLNFVEGIARVGLFVAYVYLISFNSDIKRVYQYHGAEHKTIHCYENGLELTPENAAGFTRIHTRCGTNFMFVVLIISMLMFSLFGWPNPFLRVLYRLLLLPVVAGISYEIIRLAAKSNTPLLKPLMWPGLMLQKITTSEPDNSQLEVAIAALKAVVEEKKTPSKDAAEGEACEG, encoded by the coding sequence ATGAAAAAATGTAATGTAGGCGGTCAGGCTGTTATAGAGGGCGTAATGATGAAGAATGAGGACAGGCTGGCTGTAGCAGTGAGAAAAGCCGACGGCGATATAGAGCTCCAGGAAAAGGTGCTTTCAAGCTGGATAAAGAGCAAGGGCATAGACAAACTGCCATTTGTGCGAGGAGCTTTTGTGCTCATTGAATCAATGGTGGAAGGTGTGAGGGCTCTTAATTTTTCAGCCGATTTTTTTGAAGACGGGGAAGAGGAAGAAAAGGGCGCTATAGACAGATTTTTTGACAAGGCGTTCGGGGATAAGGCTTCTGAAGTTGCCATATACATCTCGGTCGCCATATCCATACTGCTGACTGTACTATTGTTCATACTGCTTCCGACGTTCATAGGAGGCTTCATAAAGGGACTTACAGACAACGTGGTTGTCCTCAACTTTGTAGAAGGTATTGCCAGGGTGGGTCTGTTTGTTGCATACGTATATCTCATATCTTTCAACTCGGACATCAAAAGGGTTTATCAGTACCATGGAGCTGAGCATAAGACGATACATTGCTATGAAAACGGGCTCGAGCTGACTCCTGAAAATGCTGCAGGCTTTACAAGGATACACACAAGATGCGGAACGAATTTCATGTTTGTAGTGCTAATAATATCAATGCTTATGTTTTCGCTTTTCGGATGGCCAAATCCATTCCTGAGGGTGCTCTACAGGCTGCTGCTTCTGCCGGTGGTTGCGGGCATATCGTACGAGATAATAAGGCTTGCGGCCAAGAGCAATACCCCTTTACTAAAGCCGCTAATGTGGCCGGGGCTTATGCTGCAAAAGATAACTACAAGTGAGCCGGATAATTCACAGCTTGAAGTGGCAATAGCAGCGCTCAAGGCTGTAGTTGAAGAAAAAAAGACACCGAGCAAAGATGCTGCAGAGGGTGAAGCCTGTGAAGGTTAA
- the prmC gene encoding peptide chain release factor N(5)-glutamine methyltransferase, which yields MLQRVKPVKVKQLLENAVAIIGEMSETALLDAQLMLSKALGKDRLYVITHIEAEIAEAAESEFMEMVGERSKGRPLQYIVGSQEFMGLDFYVSEGVLIPRPDTEILVEEVISVSGAIERPVIADIGCGSGAISVSLAKYIKEVFVYSLDISQAALEICRINAENNGVGEKIRFLESDIFSALEGSAIRFDIIVSNPPYIRKLDIDGLHVQVKDYEPMKALDGGTDGLDFYRRITLQSVTFLKPGGYLAYEVGHDQARDVKGIMEASGAFGELRIIGDLAGIERVVIGRKL from the coding sequence ATGCTGCAGAGGGTGAAGCCTGTGAAGGTTAAGCAGCTGCTTGAAAACGCAGTAGCCATTATAGGAGAAATGTCCGAGACCGCGCTGCTTGATGCGCAGCTGATGCTCTCGAAGGCGCTTGGAAAGGACAGGCTTTACGTTATAACTCATATTGAAGCGGAGATCGCAGAGGCTGCCGAGTCGGAGTTTATGGAAATGGTCGGTGAGCGAAGCAAGGGAAGGCCGCTGCAGTATATAGTGGGAAGCCAGGAGTTCATGGGGCTTGATTTTTACGTTAGCGAAGGTGTCCTAATACCAAGGCCGGACACGGAAATACTAGTTGAAGAGGTTATAAGTGTATCGGGCGCTATTGAAAGGCCTGTGATAGCAGATATCGGCTGCGGCTCCGGGGCCATAAGCGTATCGCTGGCAAAGTATATAAAGGAAGTTTTTGTGTACAGTCTGGACATATCGCAAGCGGCCCTTGAGATATGTCGCATTAATGCTGAAAATAACGGAGTCGGTGAAAAAATCAGGTTCCTGGAGTCTGACATTTTTTCGGCGCTTGAAGGCTCGGCAATCAGGTTTGATATAATAGTCTCAAATCCTCCGTATATAAGGAAGCTAGATATCGATGGACTTCACGTTCAGGTAAAGGACTACGAACCGATGAAAGCGTTGGACGGCGGAACGGACGGGCTTGATTTTTACAGAAGGATTACGCTGCAGAGCGTTACATTTTTAAAGCCGGGAGGATATCTTGCATACGAGGTCGGGCACGACCAGGCGAGGGATGTCAAGGGCATAATGGAGGCATCGGGAGCTTTTGGCGAACTGCGTATAATAGGCGATCTTGCAGGCATAGAAAGAGTTGTAATAGGAAGAAAACTGTGA